A genomic segment from Salvia splendens isolate huo1 chromosome 13, SspV2, whole genome shotgun sequence encodes:
- the LOC121761311 gene encoding oleosin G-like yields MTDRQYATTRPAFAPTSILHKLRAHAPNSAQLVGLATLVISGGILLLLSGLTLTATVLVLIFFAPLIIISSPIWLPIGFLIFVTISGLLSFIGFGVAVVAAVSWIYRYFRGLHPTGSDRFDYARTRLADTAGHVKDYAREYGGYLQSKVKDAAPSA; encoded by the coding sequence ATGACCGATCGGCAGTACGCGACGACAAGGCCCGCCTTCGCCCCCACCTCCATCCTCCACAAGCTCAGGGCCCACGCCCCCAACTCTGCCCAGCTCGTCGGCCTCGCCACCCTCGTCATCTCCGGCggcatcctcctcctcctctccggCCTCACCCTCACCGCCACCGTCCTCGTCCTCATCTTCTTCGCGCCCCTCATCATCATCTCCAGCCCCATATGGCTCCCAATTGGCTTCCTCATCTTCGTCACCATCTCCGGCCTCCTATCCTTCATCGGCTTCGGTGTTGCCGTTGTTGCAGCGGTTTCCTGGATTTACCGCTATTTTAGGGGGCTCCACCCGACCGGTTCGGACCGGTTTGATTACGCGAGGACCAGGCTTGCCGACACGGCTGGGCATGTGAAGGATTATGCCAGGGAGTATGGCGGGTATTTGCAGAGTAAGGTCAAGGATGCTGCGCCTAGTGCGTaa